The sequence AGTTCAGACGCGCGGTCGCAGTACCGGATGGCTTCCCGGGAACCCAGATCGTCGTGCCACAGCCGGAGGAAGACCGGCTCTATGTGCGGCTGCGTGATAACCCATCCGTCACCAACGCGGTGACCCTGCCGGTCAGCAGAACCGGCACGCCGCCACAACCGCCCGCACCGCCACCCGAAGAATCGCCCGACGTCAGCGAAGTGCAGCCCCCGGATGGCGACGGAAGTGCGCAGACCTCCCCGCCGCCGGCTGCGGCGTTACCGCCGACGCCGAACTGAGCTATTCGGCGTCAGGGCTGTCTGGCCCTACGTTTCGACAGCTCGGGTTTGCAGCCTTTGCCAGCGGGCGTTCTGTTGACCGAATATTGCCGCATAAATGCAGTGAGGCATATTTATGCGTACTACCTTGGACTTGCCGGAAGACATTCTCCGCCGAGCGAAGATCGCCGCGGTGGAGCGGGGCTCCAGCTTGCGCCAACTCGTCACTGACGCCTTGCATCACGAAATCGAGGGGCGCGCTCCCGGCACTCGCCGCCGAATGACCAGCCCGCCCGTCACGCTTTCCGCGGATGCCCCGTTGCGCGAGCTCAGTCCGGATGCGGTCAAACGCTTGGACGCCGAAGCGGTCGCAAAAGCCGATGCGGAACGGGTGCATGCGGCACATCGCTGACGCCAATCTCTTGCTGCCGCTGCTGACCGAGGGTCACGCTCACCGGCAAGCCAGCAGTCGAGTGGTGGGATGGCTGTGACGACGGCACGGTCGGTCTCTGCCTGCCGGTGCGTATGGCATTGCTGCGGCTGCTGAGCAAGCGCAGATGCAAGGGTGGGCAAAGCGTAGCGTGCCCACGCGCCGGAAGCTGATCGATGTGCTCCGTAAGCAATTTCCGGGGCCGGTCTGCGAGCGCGGTGGTGGAGGAATAGGCCGTGCCAATCGCCAAGAATACCGCGTGGGCACGCTACGCTTTGCCCACCCTACAAATGGGTCAGTCGAAGCTGGCGAGAGTCACCGACCCGCCGCTCACCGGCGGCACCTGCTCGCCCGAAGCGGCCGGCACTCCGCTCGTGAGACGCGGTCCCAACACTTGCGGAGAATTTCCAGATCGCGTCGAACTTTGGCGGTGGCGTTCGACTATGGAATAGACGGAGCTAAGCAAACGGCCGTCGCAAAATCACCGAGATCAAAAGGAGATCGTCGGATGACCATCATCATCACCGCTTTTGAGCGCTCCCCTGATGGGGGCCGGGGGCTGGCGCGTGACACGCGCGTTCGCTGGGCACTTGAAGAGGTGGGCCAAGCCTACGAGGTCCGCCTCGTTTCGTTCGGCGCGATGAAGGAGCCTGCCCATCTGGTACTGCACCCTTTCGGTCAGATTCCGACCTATGAGGAAGGCGATTTAGCGCTGTTCGAGACGGGTGCGATCGTGTTCCACATCGCCGAGCGCTATGCGGGTTTGCTGCCGAACGATGTCAATGCCAGGGCGCGCGGGGTCATGTGGATGTTTGCTGCGCTCAACACGGTGGAATTGCCGATCCTTGATCTTTCGTATGGCAAATTCCTGGAGGGCGGCAAGGTCTGGTACGAGGAGCGACTACCGCTGGTCAAGGACCGCGTCCGTGATCGCCTGCGGCAACTTTCCGCCCACCTTGGAGACGCCGACTGGCTCGACGGTGCATTCAGTGCGGGTGATTTGATGATGGTTTCGGTGCTGCTCAGGTTGAGGTCGTCGGGCATTCTTGATGAATTCCCCAAGCTTGCCGCCTATATCGCTCGTGGCGAGGCGCGGCCCGCCTACAGGCGGGCATTCGAAGCGCAATGGGCGGTCAACACTCGCGAGCTACCGAGCAACGGGTGACTCCGCTCCGAGGCGCTCACTCGGAGCGATGGTTTTCACAATGAGATCGACGAGCAAGCGTAGCCCGGATGCAGCGTAGCGGAATCCGGGGCTCACTCTCCGAATTCGCCAAGACCGGGATCGATAGCCCCGTTTCCTCCCCAGTCGTTCGGCAAGAGGCCGTGACGAACGTAGCGATGGAACGACGAATGCGGCCAGTCGGCGACCCGTTCAACCCACCCGTGCTTCACCGGGTTGAAGTGGATGTAGTCGACATGTCGTTGCAGATCGATCTCGTCACGGATGCTGTGTTCCCAGAACCTGGATTGCCACAAGTCATAGCTGCCGGTGGCGGCTGCGCGGCGAACTCGGTCCGCACGTGCTTGCGTTCGTGTGAACTCGGCCTTGATGGATCGCCAACGCCCCGAATAGTCGGCGTCACCCTCGGGCAACGTCCAGACCGCATGAAGATGATCGGGCAGAACAACAATGGCAACAGTCGTGAACGGACGCGCTTTCAGGGTCTTGCGGTACGCGTTCCGCAAATCGTCAATGTGTAAGGTCAGCCAATTTGACTGGCGATTGCGCAGAGTCACCGTGAAGAAATACGTTCCTCCGGCTTGTCGATTTCTGCGATAGAGCACCATGCGCCGAGTGTGCCCCGGATTCCGCTGCGCTTCATCCGGGCTACACCATTTCCGCGGGCGGACTGCCAATCGGGGCTTGGTATATGAGAAAGCCCGGATAGCTGATGCTATCCGGGCTCGAATTCTGTCCGGCAAGTCGCGTTGCCCGGCGCCTTCCGAACCGATTTCAGAACGCATCACCCGGCACATGCACGGCGCCGCTCATCAGCACGCGCGCGGAGCGGGACATGATGGCTTTCTTGACGACCCATTCGCCGTCGACGAGTTTGGCTTCGGCGCCGACCTTCAAGCTGCCGGAGGGATGGCCGAAGCGCACGGCTTCGCGGTCACCGCCGCCGGCGGCGAGGTTGACCAGGGTGCCGGGGATCGCGGCGGCGGTGCCGATGGCCACGGCGGCGGTGCCCATCATGGCGTGGTGCAGCTTGCCCATGGATAGCGCGCGTACGCACAGGTCGATATCGCCGGCATCCACCGCCTTGCCGCTGGAGCTGGTGTAGGTTTTGGCCGGTGCGACGAAGGCGACCTTGGGTGTGTGCTGGCGCTGGGCGGCTTCTGAAATGTCCTTAATCAGGCCCATGCGCACGGCGCCGTAGGCACGAATGGTTTCGAACATCGCCAGGGCCTTGGCGTCGTTGTTGATCGCGTCGCGCAGTTCGGTGCCGTTGTAACCGATGGCCTCGGCGTTGATGAAGATCGTGGGGATGCCGGCGTTGATCATCGTTGCCTTGAGCGAGCCGACGCCGGGCACTTCCAGATCGTCGACCAGTTTTCCGGTGGGGAAGATCGAACCGCCATCCTCACCGTCGTCGGCCGGGTCGACGAATTCGACCTGGATTTCGGCGGCGGGGAAGGTGACGCCGTCGAGTTCGAAGTCACCGGTTTCCTGCACTTCGCCATTGGTCATTGGCACCTGGGCGACGATGGTTTTCTTGATGTTGGCCTGCCAGATGCGGACCTCGCACAGGCCATCCTTGGGCACGCGCGCCGGGTCGATCAGGCCGTTGCTGATCGCGAACGGTCCCACGGCGGCGGACAGATTGCCGCAGTTTCCGCTCCAGTCGACAAAGGGCTTGTCGATCCCGACCTGGCCGAACAGGTAGTCGACATCGTGATCCGGCTGCGTGCTCTTGGACAGAATCACGGTCTTGCTGGTCGACGAGGTGGCCCCGCCCATGCCATCGATGTGTGCGCCGTAGGGGTCCGGGCTGCCGACCACGCGCAGCAGCAGTTTGT is a genomic window of Gammaproteobacteria bacterium containing:
- a CDS encoding glutathione S-transferase family protein, which translates into the protein MTIIITAFERSPDGGRGLARDTRVRWALEEVGQAYEVRLVSFGAMKEPAHLVLHPFGQIPTYEEGDLALFETGAIVFHIAERYAGLLPNDVNARARGVMWMFAALNTVELPILDLSYGKFLEGGKVWYEERLPLVKDRVRDRLRQLSAHLGDADWLDGAFSAGDLMMVSVLLRLRSSGILDEFPKLAAYIARGEARPAYRRAFEAQWAVNTRELPSNG
- a CDS encoding transposase encodes the protein MVLYRRNRQAGGTYFFTVTLRNRQSNWLTLHIDDLRNAYRKTLKARPFTTVAIVVLPDHLHAVWTLPEGDADYSGRWRSIKAEFTRTQARADRVRRAAATGSYDLWQSRFWEHSIRDEIDLQRHVDYIHFNPVKHGWVERVADWPHSSFHRYVRHGLLPNDWGGNGAIDPGLGEFGE
- the prpF gene encoding 2-methylaconitate cis-trans isomerase PrpF, with translation MTHKPQIKIPATYMRGGTSKGTFFKLSDLPEHCQVPGEARDKLLLRVVGSPDPYGAHIDGMGGATSSTSKTVILSKSTQPDHDVDYLFGQVGIDKPFVDWSGNCGNLSAAVGPFAISNGLIDPARVPKDGLCEVRIWQANIKKTIVAQVPMTNGEVQETGDFELDGVTFPAAEIQVEFVDPADDGEDGGSIFPTGKLVDDLEVPGVGSLKATMINAGIPTIFINAEAIGYNGTELRDAINNDAKALAMFETIRAYGAVRMGLIKDISEAAQRQHTPKVAFVAPAKTYTSSSGKAVDAGDIDLCVRALSMGKLHHAMMGTAAVAIGTAAAIPGTLVNLAAGGGDREAVRFGHPSGSLKVGAEAKLVDGEWVVKKAIMSRSARVLMSGAVHVPGDAF